Genomic DNA from Thermotoga petrophila RKU-1:
ACATCGTCCAACAAAAGTCCCGCCCCCGTGATTCCTATCTCTCTGTGATGAAGAGGCTTCAATCCGTTCGGAAAATGTGTGATTCTCTTGACACCCTCTTTGTAGAATTTCATGAACTCCTCAAAAGTTGCAATGGAGTGTCCCGCAGAGAGAACGATGTCTCTTTCCACAAGTTTCAAAAGAAGTTCGGAGCTTTCTATCTCAGGTGCGAAGGTGAGCATCTTCACCGGAGAATCGATTTCCCTCAGTTCTTCTTCTGAAGGTGGTCTTATGTGTCCTTCTGAGTGCGCCCCTTTCTTTTCTTTGGAGATGTACGGTCCTTCCAGATGAACGCCCAGCAGCGATGTTGACGGGTTTTCAAGGATGTATTCTCTTGCCTTCTCCAGAATTTCTTTCATTTTTTCGAGCGAAGTGGAAACAGTTGTGGCAAGGAACGTGGTGACTCCCTGAGAGTAGAGAAATTCTTCCATTTCAGAGAAGTCGCAGTTCATGGTGTCTGCACCCACCACACCGTGGATGTGCGGATCAACAAACCCGGGCATGAGAACACCCCGTGGAATGCATTCTCTCTTCTCAACTTTCACGATCTTTCCCTCTTCTATCTCCACGTCCCCGGTGAACTCTCCATCGATGGGATCAACGATCAGAACTTTCTCAACAATCATAGAATGCACCTCACAGAACAACGGTCTTTTCCAAATGAGGTGGCTTGTCTGGTGAGATACCCCGGGAAATCGCCTTCTGGTACCCGAGAATCTGAGCGGGAACAGTTCTCAAAAAGGCAGATCTCCAGTCGTTGCTCACCGGGATATCTCCACCTTCCCCTACTTCCAGAACGGTGGCACCGAGTGACTCGAGTTCTTTTCTCAAGCGCTTCTCCTGTTCATCCATTCCCGACACTTTTTGCATGAAAACGAGGGTGCCTTTTTTCACCAGAGCCTTTGGACCGTGTCTGTATTCAAGCGTTGAATACGCCTCCGAGAAAGTGAGCGACATCTCGATACATTTTAAAGCCGATTCAAGGCTAACTCCAAAAAACTCTGACATGCCAAGAAACACGAAGTGATCGTGTTCTTTCAGATCGATCTTTTCAATCACTTTCCAGGAGATATCGAAGAACTCGGGCGAATACCCAACGAGTTCTGAGAACCTCTCCGTTGAATTTCCGGCTATCTTGTCCGCAAGAAACATCAAAGAGAGCAGGATCATACTGAAAGACTTCGTCATCACGATCGCTTCTTCTCGTACGGGAAACACGAGTGGAAGATCACTCTCTTTTGCGAGTCTCGATTCTTCTTCTATAGTGATCCCTACTGTTCTGTAGTTTCGTTTCCTCAGAACATCGTTTGCGAGAAGTACCTCCGTTGTGTTCCCGGTTCTCGAGAAAAGAAAGGCCAGTCCTTCCTCCTTGAGATCTGGAACCTTCTGGAAAGCCACTTCACCTGCTGGAATCGCCTTCGTTCTTATCTTTAACACTCTCTCAAAATAATTGGAGATGGTGAGAGCGAGGTTGTACGAACTCCCACATCCCACAAAGAGCACTTCATCGGTCAGATTCTTCTGTATTTCACTGAATATTTCCGTTTTTTCCAGATTCAGAACAAAATTCCCAAAGAACTCCTTCAACTCGTTTTTCTGGTCTGTGATCTCTTTCAGCGTTTTGCTCATAATCTTCCCTCCTTCAGTATTTCACGCCACCGGCAATAGCGTTTATTATGTACCTCTGAGCGAAGATGAACAGTACCACAACAGGAAGTATTGCCAGAACGATTCCGGCTGCGGTGTATCTGAAATTCACCTGAAAAGTGCTGTTCAGATAAACGAGTGCCACAGAGAGAGGATACTTGTTGGAATCGGACAGAACTATGAGAGGCCACAGGAAATTGTCCCACCAGGTGATCACCTGGAACACAACGAGAGTGGCAATATCTGGTTTTATCAGAGGTGTGATTATCCTCCACCATATGTAGAGTTCTCCGGCACCATCTATCCTTGCAGCGTCTTCGAAGCTCTTCGGAACACTCAAATAAGCCTGTCTCATCATGAATATACCGAAGATCGTAACAGCCTGGGGGAGAATCACCCCGGTGTAGGTGTTCAGAAGACTGAGCTTTCTGAGGGTGAGGTAGTTGACTATCAGGGTGTTCTGAACTGGAATCATCATTGGAAGAAGAATCAGAAAGAGCACCAGCTGTTTCCCTTTGAAGTCTATTCTGGCGAGAGGATAGGCCACCATCAGCGAGAAAAGCACGTTCAAAAGTGTGCCAAAACCCGCTATTATAATCGTGTTCAGATAGTAATTTCCAAGCTTCACCGTTTTCCATGCCCCAACGTAGTTTGAAAAGGTTGCCGGGTACGGAATGAGACTCGGTGGATACTTGTACACGTTGCCCCCTGCCTCGAAAGAGGTCTTTGCAATCCAGTAAAACGGCCACACTGAAAGAATCGAAAAAAGAACAAGGACCACATAAGTCAAGATCTTTCTGATCTTAGGCATAATAGCTCTTCAAACCTCCTTCCCTGAACAGATAGAAGTTCAAAAGCGAAAATGCAATCACAACGAAGCTGAACAGAACAGCGGCAGCGTTCGAGTACCCGAACTGGAGATATTCAAAAGCTCGATTGTATATGAAAATTCCCATTGTTTCCGTTGCGTGAACCGGTCCACCCTTTGTCATAGCGTAAATCTCTCCGAAGACGTTCAAAGCCGCTATGGACGACATGGTTGAGCAAAACAAGATGTACGGTTTCAGAAGGGGAATCGTCACCTTGAAAAAGACTTGAGAAGGTTTCGCACCGTCAACCCTGGCAGCTTCTATCAATTCCCTGGGGATGCTCTGGAGCCCCGCCAGATATATGACCATGTAGTAACCGAAGCCCTTCCACATGGTGACAAACATGATAGCGAAGAGAGCTATCTTGGGATCCGAGAGGAAAGCAATCGGCTCGTCTATAATATGAAGTGATTGGAGAAGAAAGTTGATGAATCCTTTTTCTCTGTACATCCACTGCCATGTGATCGCAGCGATGGTGATGGGAGTAACCAC
This window encodes:
- the nagA gene encoding N-acetylglucosamine-6-phosphate deacetylase; translation: MIVEKVLIVDPIDGEFTGDVEIEEGKIVKVEKRECIPRGVLMPGFVDPHIHGVVGADTMNCDFSEMEEFLYSQGVTTFLATTVSTSLEKMKEILEKAREYILENPSTSLLGVHLEGPYISKEKKGAHSEGHIRPPSEEELREIDSPVKMLTFAPEIESSELLLKLVERDIVLSAGHSIATFEEFMKFYKEGVKRITHFPNGLKPLHHREIGITGAGLLLDDVKLELICDGVHLSKEMVKLVYKVKKADGIVLVTDSISVAGLKDGTTTLGDLVVKVEGGVPRLEDGTLAGSTLLFSQAVKNFRKFTGCSLTELAKVSSYNSCVELGLDDRGRIAEGTRADLVLLDEDLNVVMTIKEGEVVFRSR
- a CDS encoding SIS domain-containing protein, coding for MSKTLKEITDQKNELKEFFGNFVLNLEKTEIFSEIQKNLTDEVLFVGCGSSYNLALTISNYFERVLKIRTKAIPAGEVAFQKVPDLKEEGLAFLFSRTGNTTEVLLANDVLRKRNYRTVGITIEEESRLAKESDLPLVFPVREEAIVMTKSFSMILLSLMFLADKIAGNSTERFSELVGYSPEFFDISWKVIEKIDLKEHDHFVFLGMSEFFGVSLESALKCIEMSLTFSEAYSTLEYRHGPKALVKKGTLVFMQKVSGMDEQEKRLRKELESLGATVLEVGEGGDIPVSNDWRSAFLRTVPAQILGYQKAISRGISPDKPPHLEKTVVL
- a CDS encoding carbohydrate ABC transporter permease; translated protein: MPKIRKILTYVVLVLFSILSVWPFYWIAKTSFEAGGNVYKYPPSLIPYPATFSNYVGAWKTVKLGNYYLNTIIIAGFGTLLNVLFSLMVAYPLARIDFKGKQLVLFLILLPMMIPVQNTLIVNYLTLRKLSLLNTYTGVILPQAVTIFGIFMMRQAYLSVPKSFEDAARIDGAGELYIWWRIITPLIKPDIATLVVFQVITWWDNFLWPLIVLSDSNKYPLSVALVYLNSTFQVNFRYTAAGIVLAILPVVVLFIFAQRYIINAIAGGVKY
- a CDS encoding carbohydrate ABC transporter permease, whose protein sequence is MPGRYYKSLRKKQLLLAFFFITIPTLLMVLFIYYPLVFGIKISFYQYDIVGESLYIGLKNYVDLLRDPLFWNAFKNSLLYLLVVPPLQLISILLAVLLDRAIRGRNLFRTLIFLPVVTPITIAAITWQWMYREKGFINFLLQSLHIIDEPIAFLSDPKIALFAIMFVTMWKGFGYYMVIYLAGLQSIPRELIEAARVDGAKPSQVFFKVTIPLLKPYILFCSTMSSIAALNVFGEIYAMTKGGPVHATETMGIFIYNRAFEYLQFGYSNAAAVLFSFVVIAFSLLNFYLFREGGLKSYYA